A genomic stretch from Deltaproteobacteria bacterium includes:
- the mraZ gene encoding division/cell wall cluster transcriptional repressor MraZ, with the protein MFRGNSFHNLDTKGRLIIPTRFRDVLKQSSVNGLMVSKMDGAVFCYTFEEWRKIEERILNLAVKGENMRRFRRIFIGGAFDCLPDKQGRIVIPPVVRQYAGLDREVVLIGVLDHFEIWSQEKWLKEDAKFQSDLKKEDMRNEVAALGL; encoded by the coding sequence ATGTTCCGGGGCAACTCCTTTCATAATCTGGACACAAAGGGCCGATTGATTATTCCGACCCGTTTTCGAGATGTGTTGAAGCAGAGCAGTGTTAACGGGCTTATGGTCTCAAAGATGGATGGCGCCGTGTTTTGTTATACATTTGAAGAATGGCGAAAGATTGAAGAGCGTATCCTCAACCTGGCCGTTAAAGGCGAGAACATGCGGCGGTTCCGGAGAATCTTCATAGGCGGCGCCTTTGACTGTCTTCCTGACAAGCAGGGTCGCATTGTGATTCCACCGGTCGTGCGTCAGTATGCGGGCCTGGACAGAGAGGTTGTCCTGATAGGTGTATTGGATCACTTTGAGATATGGTCGCAAGAGAAATGGTTGAAGGAAGATGCAAAGTTCCAGAGTGATTTGAAGAAAGAGGATATGAGAAACGAGGTTGCTGCACTGGGGCTCTAG